In the genome of Massilia sp. UMI-21, the window GGTGTCAGCTTTCCAGTTCGACCTCGAGCCCTGCGCTGACCGCACCCGCCACTTCGGCGGCGCTCCAGTTGGTCAGGCGGATGCAGCCGTGCGACTCGGTCTTGCCGACGTGGGCCGGCACCGGCGTGCCGTGGATCCCGTAGTGTTCCTTGGACAGGTCGATCCAGACCACGCCGACCGGGTTGTTCGGTCCAGGCGGCACCTTGGCCTTCTTGTCTCCCGGTTCGGCGTCCCAGAACAGCTTCGGGTTGTAGTGATAGGTCGGGTTGGCGTGCACGCCGTTGACTTTCCAGGTGCCGATCGGCAGCGGGTCGTTGGCGCTGCCGGTCGATACCGGGTACTGGGCGAGCAGGGCGCCGCCGGCGTCGAACAATTGCAGCACCTTGGGGCCTTCCTTGACCACGATCTTCGCCGCCTTCGGCAGCGGCTGCTTGCCGTGCACGTTGGGCACCATGATCTGCTCGCCGGCGCGGCTGAAATCCTTGCCCGGGTTCAGGGCGTCCAGCATGGCGGGCTTGGCATGGAACTTCTCGCCCAGGCCTTCGAGCACGTTTTCGTACCCCAGTTCGGGCAGCTTGGCCTTGTCCATCATGTCGTCCGGCACCGCACGGAAGGGCCCGGCCACATCGGCTTCGACCAGCGTATAGGTCACCAGATGCGGGCTGTTGTCGGTGTTCAGGGCGTTCCAGGTGGCCTCGTCCAGCTTGCCGCTCACCGGCAGCTTGCGCATCGCCTGGAAGGTGTTCAAGGCCTGCCGCATATTGGAACCGTAGGCCCCGTCGATCTCGCCCGGCGAGAGGTTGGCGCGGTCGAGCAGGACCTGGGCCCGCAGGTTGCGTTCGAATTCTGCCTTTCTGGCATCAGCCGGGCTGAGCGCTGCGCCGGCCTCGGCGGCGGGCTGAGCCGCAGCAGGGCTGGCCTGCGGCGCCGGGGCCGGGGACTGCTGTGCCTGGGCCAGGGGAAGGGCGCCCAGCAGGGCGGCGCAGAGGGGAAGTGCGTGCAATTTACTCATGATAGTTTCCTGCAAGTCTAGCTTTTGGAAAGCCCAGAGTAGGCGTCGCCCGGCGGTGGGTCTGTGCGAGAACGAACTCAAGCGACCTGGCCGGGCTCGACCGAATGCAGGCTACAATCGCCCCATGACCCGCCATACCATCGTGCTCCAGCCTGCCGGTTTCGCCGTCGAGGCGGACCCGGACACTAGCATCCTCCATGCCTGCGAAGCGGCGGGCATCGACCTGCCCAGTTCCTGCCGCAACGGCAGTTGCCGCACCTGCATCTGCCGTGTGAAGAGCGGCGCGGCGGCTCACCTGACCGAGTGGCCGGGCCTGTCTTTCGAGGAAAAGCGCGAAGGCTGGATCCTGCCCTGCGTGGCGGTGGCGCGCGGCGCGCTCGAGATCGAGGCGCCGCTGGCGCGCCGGCTTCCCTAGGGGGAGGGACGGCCGAGCGCGCGCTCGATCACCGCCAGCACTTGCGCCCAAGCATGCGAGCTGGCGGCGGCTTCGTCGTAGTGGCTGGCGCCCGGCAGGATCACCACCTCGGCATGGTCGCCCGCCTTGTGTGCGCGCGCCGCATAGTCCCGCGCCACGCGCGGCGGTGAAATCGTGTCCAGCTCGCCGGTGACCAGCCAGGTGCGGCTGCCATTGGGCATCAACTCCGCCGCATTGGTATCGACGAAGACGTCGGGCCGTCCGGGACCGGGCGTGCCGGCCAGTTCGGCGGTGTCGCGCCCGCAGCTGGACTTGATCAATGTTGCCTCGTTGCGCAGGTCGGCCAGGCCGCCCAGGCTGACCACGGCCGGCACCTTCAGCTGCCCGGTGCGATACAGCGGGCTGCCGGTCGGGATGCGTTCGCGCCCCGCCAGCCACTGCACCAGCTGGCCGCCGGCCGAGTGCCCGACCGCCACCAGCCGCTCGAGGTCGAGCGGGTAGTGCGCCGCCTGGGCCGCCAGCAGCGCGAGCGCGGCCTGCATGTCCTGGTAGGTGCCGGGATAGCCGCCGCCCGCTTCGTCGGTGCGCCGGTACTCGACGTTCCAGACCGCGATGCCGCGTGCCGCCAGCGCCCCGGCCATGTTGCGCAGTTGGGTGATGCCGCCGAACTTGCTGGTCCAGCAGCCGCCGTGCACCAGCACGGCCACCGGGAACGGGCCGCTGCCGGACGGCAGGAACAGCTCCGCATATTGCGAGGGCGCCTCGCCATAGGAGAGGCGGGCGGTCGGCGCCGGGCCGGACAGGGCGAGGTAGTCGGCCAGTATCATGGGGGTGGCGGCGGATGCGGCGTGGATGCCGCCTGCGAACAGGGCGGCCAGCAGGAGCGGACGGAGGTGCGGACGAAGGTGCATGATCGGACTTGAAATAGTTGAGCTGCCACTATACCGAGGATGCCGGGTCCGATCCAGCGTGCGCCCGCACGATTGAAAAACCCGGCATGCGCATCCATGCTAGGCTGCATCTACATGCAATCACGTCAACAAGGAGGATGCAATGAGCCAATCGAAATCCGGTGGTAACGAGACCAACAAGCAATCGGACCACCTGTCCGAAGAAGAAATGGCCAAGCAACGCGCTGGCCAGAATACCGACAAGAGCAGCCACAACCACATGTCGAACGTCAAGGCGGGCAAGCACGAAGGTGCCGGCGGCGGCGCGAAGCAGAAACATCATGGCTGAGTGAACGCACGGGGGGCGCCGCCCTCCGTGCCGCCGGACCCGACGGGTCCGGTTCATATCCAACCCGAGAGGCTGACCATGACTACGCTTGCACAAGAGAACAAGCTGCACGGTTCATCCCCCGTGCACGCCCACAGTACCCCTGAACCGGATCAGCCCGACCCGACCCCGGCGCCCGATCCGCGCCCCCCGGTGCCGGACGACGTGCCCGATCCGGTCAACGCGCCGGTCGGAGACCCGCGTTTGCCCGAGCCCCCTATCCGGGCAGATTGATCCCTGTCCTTGCCGAAGCTTGCCCCGCCCGCCGCAGTCCGCGTGCGGGCGGGCTGTGCGTTTGGCAATGGTGGAAGTGGATGCCGGAAGTGGCTGCCCGAAGCGGCTGCCGGAAGCGGCTGCCGGCAGCCGTGCCGGGAGGTGACCGGCCGCGATGGGCCGGCGTCGAGTGGGTGGCTAGCCGCGGGCCTCGTCCGGGGCGCCGGAGGATCCCTGGCTGGGCTGGGCTCCCGATGGCGGCAGCGGGGGAATCTCGCGGATCATTGCTTCGGTTTCCAGTTCTCCAGGCGATTTCTCACCGCTGCCGATGTCTGCTTCGTGGAACACATTGCCGCCTTTCGCGGCGGGATCGACTTGGCGGGTCGGGTGGTTCATGGTCTACTCCAGTGGTTAAACGATAGGACGATCCTAGCAGGGCCACCCGGGCGTCGGCGCGCGGCAGGCACGCTGCCGGCGGCCCGCCCGATCCACGTCATGCTCCTGACACTTTTGCCTGCCTATAATGGCCGGAACGAGAACGGACGCGACGCTGGAGGAGACCATGGGCCATACCTTGTACGACACGATCTACCTGGGCCGCGGGCGGCTGTTTTACTCGGGCCGGGCCCGCCTGGTGCTGGTGCTGGGTGCTGCGGCCGGTGCCGGCCTCGGCTGGCTGGCCCTGCGCGCATTGCGCTGAGGCTTGCTCTAGGGCGGCGCGCCCGGTACCATGACGCGCCCTGCCCGAAAAGAAAGCAAAATGAAGAACGAACAACTGACAACGGACGAATACGACGCCCTCGAACTGGTACGCCGCGGCGTCAAGCGCGACAGCGCGGGCGCCTGCGTGGGACGCAATGCCAAGCGCCTGTCGGGATTGAAGATGCTCGAATACACCCGCGACGGGCGTATCGTGCTGACTGAAAAAGGACAGCAGGTGCTGTTCCTGCGCCGCTGCGTGAACACCCTGACGGCGCTGGCCGGCGATCCGCAGGCGCCGGTCGACGGCGACGTGGGCCGCTTCCTGAGCCTCAAGTCGCATATCGCACCGCTCGAGGAAGGCGGCTATGCCCTGACCGACAAGGGCCGCGAAACGCTGGACGACATCACGCGCCAGCAACAGCAACAGCGCCGTTGAGGCGCTGCCGTCGCCAGCGAACGCCGCCGCCTCGGGCGTGCGGCGCGCCTGACTGGTGCGCTTGGTGGGTGCGCTCCCTTGCTGCGCCTAGTTGGCGCGGCGGCGATTCGGATACACCAGCACCCTTACCGCCACTTCGGCCGGCACGTTCATCGTCGCCAGGAATTCCGCCGCGCGTTGCAGTCCGAGGGTCGGGACCGAGGCCACCGCCTGGTTGACCAGGTCGCGTGTGCGGATGTCGGTGCGCTGCCGCTTGATCCTGGCGTCGCCCGCGCTGCCCGCGCTCGCGGTCAGGGCCGTCAACTCAGCGCTATCATTGATTATCATAAATATCCGTATGTCTGGGGTTGCTAAAGAGACACGGCTATTTTAAGGCTAACAATGTTGAAATAGCCACAAATAAATGTCGGCAAGGCAGCTAATTTGCTGAATGTGTCCAGATATTGCGCTAGATCAAGCCGGAACTGACTGCGCGCCGGCTTTCATCGGTATCGCCGGCGTCGTTTCCGTCATCTTGTGGCGCGGCGGGGGCAAGGCGCGACCCTGTACCAGCAACTGCCTGAATTCCTCGGCCGCCAAAGGCTTGCTGAAGAAATAGCCCTGCATTTCGTCGCAACCATGGCTGCGCAGGTAGTCGAGTTGCTCGGCGGTTTCGACGCCTTCCGCGATCACGGCCAGCTTCAGGTTGTGGGCCAGCGCAATGATCGAGGTCACGATCGCGGCGTCGTTGGCATCGTGGGTGATGTCGGCAACGAAGGAGCGGTCGATCTTGAGCACGTCGATCGGGAAGCGCGACAGGTAGGACAGGCTCGAGTAGCCGGTGCCGAAATCGTCGATCGACAGGTTCACGCCCAGCGACTTCATGCGGTGCAGCAGTTCCACGGCCGGCGTCACGTCGCTCATGAACAGGCTTTCGGTCAGCTCGATCTCGAGGCAGCTCGGGTCGAGCATGGTGTCGACCAGGACCGATTCCAGGCTGGCGATCAGGTCGGCCGCGCCGAACTGGCGCGCCGACAGGTTCACCGCCACCCGCAGTCGGCCCAGGCCGGCATCCTGCCAGGCCTTGTTCTGGGCGCAGGCGGTGCGCATCACCCAGGCGCCGATTTGGACGATCAGGCCGGTTTCCTCGGCGATGCCGATGAAGCGGCTCGGAGGCACCATGCCCAGTTCCGGATGTTTCCAGCGGATCAGCGCTTCCATGCCGACGATCTGGCCCGTCTTCAGGTCCACCTGCGGTTGGTAGTGCAGTACGAATTCGTTGCGCTCGAGGGCGTTGCGCAGCGCGCTTTCGATGCGCACGCGCTCCAGCGATTCCTCGTTCATGGCCGGGGTGTAGAACTGGAAGTTGTTGCGCCCCAGTTTCTTGGCGCTGTACATCGCGATGTCGGCGTGCTCGATCAGGCTGTCGGCCGGCGTGCCTTCGCTCGGGTACACGGCCACGCCGATCGAGCAGGTCACGAAGAATTCCTTGGTGCCGAGCATGACCGGCTGGGCCACCGAATCCATCACGCGCTGCACGATCTCGGCGCACAAGGGCTCGTCGTGCTGCTCCGACAGGATCACCACGAACTCGTCGCCGGACAGGCGCGCCACGGTGTCGGTGTCGCGCAGCGAGCCGGTCAGGCGGGCCGCCACCGTCATCAGGAGCACGTCGCCGGCCTTGTGACCCATCGAGTCGTTGACGAACTTGAAGCGATCCAGGTCGATCAGCATCACCCACATCGGGCGCCCGCTGCGGTTGGCGTAGGCGATCGCCTGGCCGAGGCGGTCCTGCAGCAGCGAGCGGTTGGGCAGGCCGGTGAGCACGTCGTGCTGGGCCACGTGGTGCACGCGCTGTTCGGTGAGTTTGCGTTCGGTGATGTCGCTGCCGGTGCCGCGGTAGCCCGCCAGCGCGCCGGCGTCGTCGAACACCGGCTGGCCGTTGACGCAGAACCAGCGGGTATCGCCATGCTCGTCGACGACCTTGTATTCGAGGTTGGCGAAGGGTTCGTGCGCCTTCACTTGCGCCATGTGGGCGCGCCCGACCTCGGTATCGAGCAGCGCGGGGACGTATTCCCAGCGCGTTTTGCCGAGCACGGTTTCCACCGCGAGGCCGGCCTTTTCGGTGAAGCCGCCGGTGACCATGGTGAAACGCAGCTCGCGGTCCTGTTCCCAGTACCAGTCCGAGGACATCGATACCAGCTGGCGGAAGCGCTGCTCGCTCTGTTGCAGGGCGCGCTCGGCGCGCTCGCGCGCCGCCATGTCCTCGACCAGGCGGCGGTTGGTGCGGCGCAGGTCGGCGGTGCGCTGGCGCACCAGTTGCTGCACCTTGCGGGCGCGCTGGCCGGAGGCTTGCACGAAGGCCGTGCCCAGCAGGGTCATCAGGATGCCGCCCACCAGCAGGGCGCTCGAGGCCATGTGGTCCTGCAGGAAGGGACGCGGGGCGCTGGCCACCTCGATCCGCCATGGCTTGCCGGCAATGCGAAGCAGCCTGCTGCCATGCCCGGCATGGCCGGGCGCCAGGAAGCCGGCCAGCCAGCTGTCGCCTGGCCTGCCGGTTTCGCCGGTGGAGAACATCAGGTTGCCAGGGCTGGCAAGCTCGCCGGCGTAGACCGAGACGAAGATGTCGCTGGTGTTGTCGCGCGGGTCGAGCAGGCCGGTATTGGCGAGCGAAGCGCGTACCAGTTCGGGCCCGCGGATCACCACCGCGGTGTCGCCCGCGAGCATGCCCTGGCGGTCGAACACCGGCATGATCAGTTCGAAAGCCGGCTGCTGGCGTTCGTCCTGAGCCAGCTGGAGCAGGTCGGTCGCGGCGGCGCGGCCGTCGGCGCGGGCCAGCGCCAGTGCGCTCATCACCTGGGCGTTCTGGGTAATGTTCAGGCCGAAGGCGCGTTCGTTGCCGGCCATCGGTTCGATGAAATCGACGATGTGGTAGCGGGCCCGCTGGGGCGCCGCGACCAGGCCCTTGGGCGTCAGTTCGGTGAACACGGTGCCCGGCCGGACCCGCTGCAGTTCGCGTTCGACGGCGGCGCGCGCTTCGCCCGGCACGATGCGGTGGAAATTAAACGCCTGGATGTAGCGGTGGCGCTGCAGCAGGGCCGCGGTGAAGTCGCGGAACTGTTCGCGACTGACCGGCTCGCCGCGTGCGAACAACTGGTTGGTCACGGTCAGCACTTCGACCGCCTGGTCGATGCCCTGGCGCACCGCCGCCACGCGCTCGTCGGCGCGCTGGGCGAACTCGAGCGCCATATTGTCGTACTCGAGGTGGCTCACCCCCAGGAACAGGGCGCCGGACGCGGCAAGGCCGCCCCCGAGCGTGAGGGCTGCCGCGAGAGTCAGCGACAGGGGCAGGCGAAGCGGCATGGAGATTCCAGAATATATCCGTGAGCAAGACTTGCCAGCAGGCATCAATACGCGAAGTGTGTCACATCCGCAGGCGGTTCGGCAAACAAAATGTCGCGCGTACTTACCGATGTTGCATGCCGCGAAGCCGCCTCAGCCTTGTCGTCTTGACAGGCATCCAACCACCAGGCGGGCCAGCAGGCGGTTGAGCAGGGCCGCACCGAGGCCGCGGTTGCCGAGCGTATCGCGCAGTAGTCGCAGGCCCTGGCCGGCGCCCGCGCCCTTGTGCATCGGGCGCTGTGCAAACAGGATCTGGTTGTTGCCGGCGATGCCAGACAGCCAACAGGCGTGGCTGTCGAAGGCTGCGCGTAAACGTTGCACCGCAGATACATAGTCGGGATCATAGGTGAAGATATTAGCCGCCAGTACGCCGCCGGGTCGCAAGGCGCGCCGGCAGTCGGCATAAAAGGCCGCGCTCGACAGGGCAGGGGGCAGGCCGGCGGCGTCGAAGCCGTCCACCAGCAACACGTCGGCAATGGCGGTATCCGAGCGCGCCAGCCAGTCGGCC includes:
- a CDS encoding fused MFS/spermidine synthase — protein: MPPPEFPPSRQVPPAPIVSTRGDRRTLEFTPGDIQSEMRLSRPSALVLPYARAMMCFALLAPRPRHIVMVGLGGGSLAKFCHRHFPQARITVLELRADVIALRQQFQVPPDDARLRVLHCDAADWLARSDTAIADVLLVDGFDAAGLPPALSSAAFYADCRRALRPGGVLAANIFTYDPDYVSAVQRLRAAFDSHACWLSGIAGNNQILFAQRPMHKGAGAGQGLRLLRDTLGNRGLGAALLNRLLARLVVGCLSRRQG
- a CDS encoding EAL domain-containing protein; protein product: MPLRLPLSLTLAAALTLGGGLAASGALFLGVSHLEYDNMALEFAQRADERVAAVRQGIDQAVEVLTVTNQLFARGEPVSREQFRDFTAALLQRHRYIQAFNFHRIVPGEARAAVERELQRVRPGTVFTELTPKGLVAAPQRARYHIVDFIEPMAGNERAFGLNITQNAQVMSALALARADGRAAATDLLQLAQDERQQPAFELIMPVFDRQGMLAGDTAVVIRGPELVRASLANTGLLDPRDNTSDIFVSVYAGELASPGNLMFSTGETGRPGDSWLAGFLAPGHAGHGSRLLRIAGKPWRIEVASAPRPFLQDHMASSALLVGGILMTLLGTAFVQASGQRARKVQQLVRQRTADLRRTNRRLVEDMAARERAERALQQSEQRFRQLVSMSSDWYWEQDRELRFTMVTGGFTEKAGLAVETVLGKTRWEYVPALLDTEVGRAHMAQVKAHEPFANLEYKVVDEHGDTRWFCVNGQPVFDDAGALAGYRGTGSDITERKLTEQRVHHVAQHDVLTGLPNRSLLQDRLGQAIAYANRSGRPMWVMLIDLDRFKFVNDSMGHKAGDVLLMTVAARLTGSLRDTDTVARLSGDEFVVILSEQHDEPLCAEIVQRVMDSVAQPVMLGTKEFFVTCSIGVAVYPSEGTPADSLIEHADIAMYSAKKLGRNNFQFYTPAMNEESLERVRIESALRNALERNEFVLHYQPQVDLKTGQIVGMEALIRWKHPELGMVPPSRFIGIAEETGLIVQIGAWVMRTACAQNKAWQDAGLGRLRVAVNLSARQFGAADLIASLESVLVDTMLDPSCLEIELTESLFMSDVTPAVELLHRMKSLGVNLSIDDFGTGYSSLSYLSRFPIDVLKIDRSFVADITHDANDAAIVTSIIALAHNLKLAVIAEGVETAEQLDYLRSHGCDEMQGYFFSKPLAAEEFRQLLVQGRALPPPRHKMTETTPAIPMKAGAQSVPA
- a CDS encoding murein L,D-transpeptidase → MSKLHALPLCAALLGALPLAQAQQSPAPAPQASPAAAQPAAEAGAALSPADARKAEFERNLRAQVLLDRANLSPGEIDGAYGSNMRQALNTFQAMRKLPVSGKLDEATWNALNTDNSPHLVTYTLVEADVAGPFRAVPDDMMDKAKLPELGYENVLEGLGEKFHAKPAMLDALNPGKDFSRAGEQIMVPNVHGKQPLPKAAKIVVKEGPKVLQLFDAGGALLAQYPVSTGSANDPLPIGTWKVNGVHANPTYHYNPKLFWDAEPGDKKAKVPPGPNNPVGVVWIDLSKEHYGIHGTPVPAHVGKTESHGCIRLTNWSAAEVAGAVSAGLEVELES
- a CDS encoding alpha/beta hydrolase — encoded protein: MILADYLALSGPAPTARLSYGEAPSQYAELFLPSGSGPFPVAVLVHGGCWTSKFGGITQLRNMAGALAARGIAVWNVEYRRTDEAGGGYPGTYQDMQAALALLAAQAAHYPLDLERLVAVGHSAGGQLVQWLAGRERIPTGSPLYRTGQLKVPAVVSLGGLADLRNEATLIKSSCGRDTAELAGTPGPGRPDVFVDTNAAELMPNGSRTWLVTGELDTISPPRVARDYAARAHKAGDHAEVVILPGASHYDEAAASSHAWAQVLAVIERALGRPSP
- a CDS encoding 2Fe-2S iron-sulfur cluster binding domain-containing protein; amino-acid sequence: MTRHTIVLQPAGFAVEADPDTSILHACEAAGIDLPSSCRNGSCRTCICRVKSGAAAHLTEWPGLSFEEKREGWILPCVAVARGALEIEAPLARRLP